One stretch of Malus domestica chromosome 14, GDT2T_hap1 DNA includes these proteins:
- the LOC103455220 gene encoding peroxisomal membrane protein PEX14 isoform X3, with product MADKEQNPGIAQPTTEGQQNAGDEPPKQSSTPSVFVNSEPMREEQVQNAVKFLSHPKVRGSPVVYRRSFLEKKGLTKEEIDEAFRRVPDPPSGTQATIGNQADGQVKTSSNVQAQNTTQTLQPSAAAPTKAISPVGTLTGYRFRWSHAIVAVGVLTLSGCGAAVLIKKSFIPRLKAWIRKVVLEDENDVKNKVDAKPSLAEEAAAAAKTAAAAASDVAKVSQEMLNSKTEERKYFVELMSLLDVQVQEMKSMSNSIRKLEGETKASRTSLVDHEDNRIAITNSKQQYVNGKAEYDVRSVQSSSAAASVEPAPHPKSYMDIMAMVQRGEKPPNVKDIDDFLPNPNQQLSNPRLAPRAKPWEVGQAQNNPSQALQSQVSGDSLNSSIQDNGLNYQSNGDSTVPWWQQQQQKNSRITEIENEVNGGSYGVRTSEQPVQRTWVPPQPPPVAMAAAAEAIRRPKPSVQKEQLGNDLPIAHPSEATNGPSDGADELQRVTKLAESGGESEQINGSSPLNSTTEIQEEEVSR from the exons ATGGCGGACAAAGAGCAGAACCCAG GGATTGCTCAACCCACAACTGAGGGTCAGCAAAATGCTGGGGATGAGCCCCCCAAGCAAAGCTCTACACCGTCGGTGTTTGTGAATTCCGAACCAATGAGGGAGGAACAAGTGCAAAATGCTGTTAAATTCCTTTCGCACCCGAAAGTTAGGGGCTCTCCTGTTGTTTACAGACGGTCTTTTCTCGAGAAGAAGGGGCTCACAAAAGAAGAGATTGACGAAGCATTTCGGCGTGTGCCT GACCCACCTTCAGGTACGCAGGCAACTATCGGAAATCAAG CAGATGGACAGGTGAAGACATCGTCAAATGTTCAGGCACAAAATACAACTCAAACTTTGCAGCCTTCCGCCGCTGCTCCCACTAAAGCAATTTCCCCTGTGGGTACGTTAACTGGGTATAGATTTCGCTGGTCTCATGCCATTGTTGCTGTAGGAGTACTGACACTTTCTGGTTGTGGAGCAGCTGTACTAATTAAG AAATCTTTTATTCCTAGATTGAAGGCTTGGATACGCAAGGTTGTATTGGAAGATGAGAATGATGTTAAGAATAAAGTTGACGCGAAACCAAGTTTGGCAGAAGAAGCTGCGGCAGCTGCTAAAACAGCCGCAGCCGCAGCATCAGATGTGGCAAAAGTAAGCCAGGAAATGCTGAATTCTAAGACTGAAG AGAGGAAATACTTCGTGGAACTCATGAGTTTGTTGGATGTGCAAGTGCAAGAAATGAAGTCAATGAGTAATTCCATACGGAAATTGGAAG GAGAAACAAAAGCCTCGAGAACCTCTCTTGTTGATCATGAAGACAATCGCATCGCTATCACAAATTCAAAG CAACAGTATGTGAATGGCAAGGCAGAGTATGACGTGCGCTCag TGCAATCTTCCTCAGCTGCTGCATCTGTGGAACCAGCACCTCATCCAAAGTCTTATATGGAT ATCATGGCCATGGTACAAAGAGGGGAGAAACCTCCTAATGTCAAA GACATTGATGATTTTCTCCCGAACCCTAATCAGCAACTATCAAATCCTCGCTTGGCACCTAGAGCTAAG CCTTGGGAAGTTGGTCAGGCCCAAAACAACCCGAGCCAAGCGCTTCAATCTCAAGTAAGCGGTGACAGTTTGAATTCCAGCATTCAGGACAATGGGCTCAATTATCAGTCAAACGGTGACAGTACAGTGCCGTGgtggcagcagcagcagcagaaaaATTCCAGAATCACTGAGATAGAAAATGAAGTCAATGGAGGGTCGTATGGTGTACGAACTAGTGAGCAACCGGTTCAGCGTACATGGGTTCCTCCCCAGCCACCCCCTGTTGCAATGGCAGCAGCAGCTGAAGCTATCCGACGGCCAAAACCATCAGTGCAGAAAGAACAGCTGGGTAACGATCTGCCCATTGCACACCCATCAGAAGCGACCAATGGCCCATCAGACGGGGCGGATGAGTTGCAGAGGGTAACAAAATTAGCTGAATCTGGAGGTGAATCGGAGCAAATCAATGGGAGTTCACCGCTGAACTCTACTACCGAGATACAAGAAGAGGAAGTGAGCCGTTAA
- the LOC103455220 gene encoding peroxisomal membrane protein PEX14 isoform X4 encodes MADKEQNPGIAQPTTEGQQNAGDEPPKQSSTPSVFVNSEPMREEQVQNAVKFLSHPKVRGSPVVYRRSFLEKKGLTKEEIDEAFRRVPDPPSGTQATIGNQDGQVKTSSNVQAQNTTQTLQPSAAAPTKAISPVGTLTGYRFRWSHAIVAVGVLTLSGCGAAVLIKKSFIPRLKAWIRKVVLEDENDVKNKVDAKPSLAEEAAAAAKTAAAAASDVAKVSQEMLNSKTEERKYFVELMSLLDVQVQEMKSMSNSIRKLEGETKASRTSLVDHEDNRIAITNSKQQYVNGKAEYDVRSVQSSSAAASVEPAPHPKSYMDIMAMVQRGEKPPNVKDIDDFLPNPNQQLSNPRLAPRAKPWEVGQAQNNPSQALQSQVSGDSLNSSIQDNGLNYQSNGDSTVPWWQQQQQKNSRITEIENEVNGGSYGVRTSEQPVQRTWVPPQPPPVAMAAAAEAIRRPKPSVQKEQLGNDLPIAHPSEATNGPSDGADELQRVTKLAESGGESEQINGSSPLNSTTEIQEEEVSR; translated from the exons ATGGCGGACAAAGAGCAGAACCCAG GGATTGCTCAACCCACAACTGAGGGTCAGCAAAATGCTGGGGATGAGCCCCCCAAGCAAAGCTCTACACCGTCGGTGTTTGTGAATTCCGAACCAATGAGGGAGGAACAAGTGCAAAATGCTGTTAAATTCCTTTCGCACCCGAAAGTTAGGGGCTCTCCTGTTGTTTACAGACGGTCTTTTCTCGAGAAGAAGGGGCTCACAAAAGAAGAGATTGACGAAGCATTTCGGCGTGTGCCT GACCCACCTTCAGGTACGCAGGCAACTATCGGAAATCAAG ATGGACAGGTGAAGACATCGTCAAATGTTCAGGCACAAAATACAACTCAAACTTTGCAGCCTTCCGCCGCTGCTCCCACTAAAGCAATTTCCCCTGTGGGTACGTTAACTGGGTATAGATTTCGCTGGTCTCATGCCATTGTTGCTGTAGGAGTACTGACACTTTCTGGTTGTGGAGCAGCTGTACTAATTAAG AAATCTTTTATTCCTAGATTGAAGGCTTGGATACGCAAGGTTGTATTGGAAGATGAGAATGATGTTAAGAATAAAGTTGACGCGAAACCAAGTTTGGCAGAAGAAGCTGCGGCAGCTGCTAAAACAGCCGCAGCCGCAGCATCAGATGTGGCAAAAGTAAGCCAGGAAATGCTGAATTCTAAGACTGAAG AGAGGAAATACTTCGTGGAACTCATGAGTTTGTTGGATGTGCAAGTGCAAGAAATGAAGTCAATGAGTAATTCCATACGGAAATTGGAAG GAGAAACAAAAGCCTCGAGAACCTCTCTTGTTGATCATGAAGACAATCGCATCGCTATCACAAATTCAAAG CAACAGTATGTGAATGGCAAGGCAGAGTATGACGTGCGCTCag TGCAATCTTCCTCAGCTGCTGCATCTGTGGAACCAGCACCTCATCCAAAGTCTTATATGGAT ATCATGGCCATGGTACAAAGAGGGGAGAAACCTCCTAATGTCAAA GACATTGATGATTTTCTCCCGAACCCTAATCAGCAACTATCAAATCCTCGCTTGGCACCTAGAGCTAAG CCTTGGGAAGTTGGTCAGGCCCAAAACAACCCGAGCCAAGCGCTTCAATCTCAAGTAAGCGGTGACAGTTTGAATTCCAGCATTCAGGACAATGGGCTCAATTATCAGTCAAACGGTGACAGTACAGTGCCGTGgtggcagcagcagcagcagaaaaATTCCAGAATCACTGAGATAGAAAATGAAGTCAATGGAGGGTCGTATGGTGTACGAACTAGTGAGCAACCGGTTCAGCGTACATGGGTTCCTCCCCAGCCACCCCCTGTTGCAATGGCAGCAGCAGCTGAAGCTATCCGACGGCCAAAACCATCAGTGCAGAAAGAACAGCTGGGTAACGATCTGCCCATTGCACACCCATCAGAAGCGACCAATGGCCCATCAGACGGGGCGGATGAGTTGCAGAGGGTAACAAAATTAGCTGAATCTGGAGGTGAATCGGAGCAAATCAATGGGAGTTCACCGCTGAACTCTACTACCGAGATACAAGAAGAGGAAGTGAGCCGTTAA
- the LOC103455220 gene encoding peroxisomal membrane protein PEX14 isoform X7 gives MADKEQNPGIAQPTTEGQQNAGDEPPKQSSTPSVFVNSEPMREEQVQNAVKFLSHPKVRGSPVVYRRSFLEKKGLTKEEIDEAFRRVPDPPSGTQATIGNQADGQVKTSSNVQAQNTTQTLQPSAAAPTKAISPVGTLTGYRFRWSHAIVAVGVLTLSGCGAAVLIKKSFIPRLKAWIRKVVLEDENDVKNKVDAKPSLAEEAAAAAKTAAAAASDVAKVSQEMLNSKTEERKYFVELMSLLDVQVQEMKSMSNSIRKLEGETKASRTSLVDHEDNRIAITNSKQQYVNGKAEYDVRSAAASVEPAPHPKSYMDIMAMVQRGEKPPNVKDIDDFLPNPNQQLSNPRLAPRAKPWEVGQAQNNPSQALQSQVSGDSLNSSIQDNGLNYQSNGDSTVPWWQQQQQKNSRITEIENEVNGGSYGVRTSEQPVQRTWVPPQPPPVAMAAAAEAIRRPKPSVQKEQLGNDLPIAHPSEATNGPSDGADELQRVTKLAESGGESEQINGSSPLNSTTEIQEEEVSR, from the exons ATGGCGGACAAAGAGCAGAACCCAG GGATTGCTCAACCCACAACTGAGGGTCAGCAAAATGCTGGGGATGAGCCCCCCAAGCAAAGCTCTACACCGTCGGTGTTTGTGAATTCCGAACCAATGAGGGAGGAACAAGTGCAAAATGCTGTTAAATTCCTTTCGCACCCGAAAGTTAGGGGCTCTCCTGTTGTTTACAGACGGTCTTTTCTCGAGAAGAAGGGGCTCACAAAAGAAGAGATTGACGAAGCATTTCGGCGTGTGCCT GACCCACCTTCAGGTACGCAGGCAACTATCGGAAATCAAG CAGATGGACAGGTGAAGACATCGTCAAATGTTCAGGCACAAAATACAACTCAAACTTTGCAGCCTTCCGCCGCTGCTCCCACTAAAGCAATTTCCCCTGTGGGTACGTTAACTGGGTATAGATTTCGCTGGTCTCATGCCATTGTTGCTGTAGGAGTACTGACACTTTCTGGTTGTGGAGCAGCTGTACTAATTAAG AAATCTTTTATTCCTAGATTGAAGGCTTGGATACGCAAGGTTGTATTGGAAGATGAGAATGATGTTAAGAATAAAGTTGACGCGAAACCAAGTTTGGCAGAAGAAGCTGCGGCAGCTGCTAAAACAGCCGCAGCCGCAGCATCAGATGTGGCAAAAGTAAGCCAGGAAATGCTGAATTCTAAGACTGAAG AGAGGAAATACTTCGTGGAACTCATGAGTTTGTTGGATGTGCAAGTGCAAGAAATGAAGTCAATGAGTAATTCCATACGGAAATTGGAAG GAGAAACAAAAGCCTCGAGAACCTCTCTTGTTGATCATGAAGACAATCGCATCGCTATCACAAATTCAAAG CAACAGTATGTGAATGGCAAGGCAGAGTATGACGTGCGCTCag CTGCTGCATCTGTGGAACCAGCACCTCATCCAAAGTCTTATATGGAT ATCATGGCCATGGTACAAAGAGGGGAGAAACCTCCTAATGTCAAA GACATTGATGATTTTCTCCCGAACCCTAATCAGCAACTATCAAATCCTCGCTTGGCACCTAGAGCTAAG CCTTGGGAAGTTGGTCAGGCCCAAAACAACCCGAGCCAAGCGCTTCAATCTCAAGTAAGCGGTGACAGTTTGAATTCCAGCATTCAGGACAATGGGCTCAATTATCAGTCAAACGGTGACAGTACAGTGCCGTGgtggcagcagcagcagcagaaaaATTCCAGAATCACTGAGATAGAAAATGAAGTCAATGGAGGGTCGTATGGTGTACGAACTAGTGAGCAACCGGTTCAGCGTACATGGGTTCCTCCCCAGCCACCCCCTGTTGCAATGGCAGCAGCAGCTGAAGCTATCCGACGGCCAAAACCATCAGTGCAGAAAGAACAGCTGGGTAACGATCTGCCCATTGCACACCCATCAGAAGCGACCAATGGCCCATCAGACGGGGCGGATGAGTTGCAGAGGGTAACAAAATTAGCTGAATCTGGAGGTGAATCGGAGCAAATCAATGGGAGTTCACCGCTGAACTCTACTACCGAGATACAAGAAGAGGAAGTGAGCCGTTAA
- the LOC103455220 gene encoding peroxisomal membrane protein PEX14 isoform X2 — protein sequence MADKEQNPAGIAQPTTEGQQNAGDEPPKQSSTPSVFVNSEPMREEQVQNAVKFLSHPKVRGSPVVYRRSFLEKKGLTKEEIDEAFRRVPDPPSGTQATIGNQDGQVKTSSNVQAQNTTQTLQPSAAAPTKAISPVGTLTGYRFRWSHAIVAVGVLTLSGCGAAVLIKKSFIPRLKAWIRKVVLEDENDVKNKVDAKPSLAEEAAAAAKTAAAAASDVAKVSQEMLNSKTEERKYFVELMSLLDVQVQEMKSMSNSIRKLEGETKASRTSLVDHEDNRIAITNSKQQYVNGKAEYDVRSVQSSSAAASVEPAPHPKSYMDIMAMVQRGEKPPNVKDIDDFLPNPNQQLSNPRLAPRAKPWEVGQAQNNPSQALQSQVSGDSLNSSIQDNGLNYQSNGDSTVPWWQQQQQKNSRITEIENEVNGGSYGVRTSEQPVQRTWVPPQPPPVAMAAAAEAIRRPKPSVQKEQLGNDLPIAHPSEATNGPSDGADELQRVTKLAESGGESEQINGSSPLNSTTEIQEEEVSR from the exons ATGGCGGACAAAGAGCAGAACCCAG CAGGGATTGCTCAACCCACAACTGAGGGTCAGCAAAATGCTGGGGATGAGCCCCCCAAGCAAAGCTCTACACCGTCGGTGTTTGTGAATTCCGAACCAATGAGGGAGGAACAAGTGCAAAATGCTGTTAAATTCCTTTCGCACCCGAAAGTTAGGGGCTCTCCTGTTGTTTACAGACGGTCTTTTCTCGAGAAGAAGGGGCTCACAAAAGAAGAGATTGACGAAGCATTTCGGCGTGTGCCT GACCCACCTTCAGGTACGCAGGCAACTATCGGAAATCAAG ATGGACAGGTGAAGACATCGTCAAATGTTCAGGCACAAAATACAACTCAAACTTTGCAGCCTTCCGCCGCTGCTCCCACTAAAGCAATTTCCCCTGTGGGTACGTTAACTGGGTATAGATTTCGCTGGTCTCATGCCATTGTTGCTGTAGGAGTACTGACACTTTCTGGTTGTGGAGCAGCTGTACTAATTAAG AAATCTTTTATTCCTAGATTGAAGGCTTGGATACGCAAGGTTGTATTGGAAGATGAGAATGATGTTAAGAATAAAGTTGACGCGAAACCAAGTTTGGCAGAAGAAGCTGCGGCAGCTGCTAAAACAGCCGCAGCCGCAGCATCAGATGTGGCAAAAGTAAGCCAGGAAATGCTGAATTCTAAGACTGAAG AGAGGAAATACTTCGTGGAACTCATGAGTTTGTTGGATGTGCAAGTGCAAGAAATGAAGTCAATGAGTAATTCCATACGGAAATTGGAAG GAGAAACAAAAGCCTCGAGAACCTCTCTTGTTGATCATGAAGACAATCGCATCGCTATCACAAATTCAAAG CAACAGTATGTGAATGGCAAGGCAGAGTATGACGTGCGCTCag TGCAATCTTCCTCAGCTGCTGCATCTGTGGAACCAGCACCTCATCCAAAGTCTTATATGGAT ATCATGGCCATGGTACAAAGAGGGGAGAAACCTCCTAATGTCAAA GACATTGATGATTTTCTCCCGAACCCTAATCAGCAACTATCAAATCCTCGCTTGGCACCTAGAGCTAAG CCTTGGGAAGTTGGTCAGGCCCAAAACAACCCGAGCCAAGCGCTTCAATCTCAAGTAAGCGGTGACAGTTTGAATTCCAGCATTCAGGACAATGGGCTCAATTATCAGTCAAACGGTGACAGTACAGTGCCGTGgtggcagcagcagcagcagaaaaATTCCAGAATCACTGAGATAGAAAATGAAGTCAATGGAGGGTCGTATGGTGTACGAACTAGTGAGCAACCGGTTCAGCGTACATGGGTTCCTCCCCAGCCACCCCCTGTTGCAATGGCAGCAGCAGCTGAAGCTATCCGACGGCCAAAACCATCAGTGCAGAAAGAACAGCTGGGTAACGATCTGCCCATTGCACACCCATCAGAAGCGACCAATGGCCCATCAGACGGGGCGGATGAGTTGCAGAGGGTAACAAAATTAGCTGAATCTGGAGGTGAATCGGAGCAAATCAATGGGAGTTCACCGCTGAACTCTACTACCGAGATACAAGAAGAGGAAGTGAGCCGTTAA
- the LOC103455220 gene encoding peroxisomal membrane protein PEX14 isoform X6: protein MADKEQNPAGIAQPTTEGQQNAGDEPPKQSSTPSVFVNSEPMREEQVQNAVKFLSHPKVRGSPVVYRRSFLEKKGLTKEEIDEAFRRVPDPPSGTQATIGNQDGQVKTSSNVQAQNTTQTLQPSAAAPTKAISPVGTLTGYRFRWSHAIVAVGVLTLSGCGAAVLIKKSFIPRLKAWIRKVVLEDENDVKNKVDAKPSLAEEAAAAAKTAAAAASDVAKVSQEMLNSKTEERKYFVELMSLLDVQVQEMKSMSNSIRKLEGETKASRTSLVDHEDNRIAITNSKQQYVNGKAEYDVRSAAASVEPAPHPKSYMDIMAMVQRGEKPPNVKDIDDFLPNPNQQLSNPRLAPRAKPWEVGQAQNNPSQALQSQVSGDSLNSSIQDNGLNYQSNGDSTVPWWQQQQQKNSRITEIENEVNGGSYGVRTSEQPVQRTWVPPQPPPVAMAAAAEAIRRPKPSVQKEQLGNDLPIAHPSEATNGPSDGADELQRVTKLAESGGESEQINGSSPLNSTTEIQEEEVSR, encoded by the exons ATGGCGGACAAAGAGCAGAACCCAG CAGGGATTGCTCAACCCACAACTGAGGGTCAGCAAAATGCTGGGGATGAGCCCCCCAAGCAAAGCTCTACACCGTCGGTGTTTGTGAATTCCGAACCAATGAGGGAGGAACAAGTGCAAAATGCTGTTAAATTCCTTTCGCACCCGAAAGTTAGGGGCTCTCCTGTTGTTTACAGACGGTCTTTTCTCGAGAAGAAGGGGCTCACAAAAGAAGAGATTGACGAAGCATTTCGGCGTGTGCCT GACCCACCTTCAGGTACGCAGGCAACTATCGGAAATCAAG ATGGACAGGTGAAGACATCGTCAAATGTTCAGGCACAAAATACAACTCAAACTTTGCAGCCTTCCGCCGCTGCTCCCACTAAAGCAATTTCCCCTGTGGGTACGTTAACTGGGTATAGATTTCGCTGGTCTCATGCCATTGTTGCTGTAGGAGTACTGACACTTTCTGGTTGTGGAGCAGCTGTACTAATTAAG AAATCTTTTATTCCTAGATTGAAGGCTTGGATACGCAAGGTTGTATTGGAAGATGAGAATGATGTTAAGAATAAAGTTGACGCGAAACCAAGTTTGGCAGAAGAAGCTGCGGCAGCTGCTAAAACAGCCGCAGCCGCAGCATCAGATGTGGCAAAAGTAAGCCAGGAAATGCTGAATTCTAAGACTGAAG AGAGGAAATACTTCGTGGAACTCATGAGTTTGTTGGATGTGCAAGTGCAAGAAATGAAGTCAATGAGTAATTCCATACGGAAATTGGAAG GAGAAACAAAAGCCTCGAGAACCTCTCTTGTTGATCATGAAGACAATCGCATCGCTATCACAAATTCAAAG CAACAGTATGTGAATGGCAAGGCAGAGTATGACGTGCGCTCag CTGCTGCATCTGTGGAACCAGCACCTCATCCAAAGTCTTATATGGAT ATCATGGCCATGGTACAAAGAGGGGAGAAACCTCCTAATGTCAAA GACATTGATGATTTTCTCCCGAACCCTAATCAGCAACTATCAAATCCTCGCTTGGCACCTAGAGCTAAG CCTTGGGAAGTTGGTCAGGCCCAAAACAACCCGAGCCAAGCGCTTCAATCTCAAGTAAGCGGTGACAGTTTGAATTCCAGCATTCAGGACAATGGGCTCAATTATCAGTCAAACGGTGACAGTACAGTGCCGTGgtggcagcagcagcagcagaaaaATTCCAGAATCACTGAGATAGAAAATGAAGTCAATGGAGGGTCGTATGGTGTACGAACTAGTGAGCAACCGGTTCAGCGTACATGGGTTCCTCCCCAGCCACCCCCTGTTGCAATGGCAGCAGCAGCTGAAGCTATCCGACGGCCAAAACCATCAGTGCAGAAAGAACAGCTGGGTAACGATCTGCCCATTGCACACCCATCAGAAGCGACCAATGGCCCATCAGACGGGGCGGATGAGTTGCAGAGGGTAACAAAATTAGCTGAATCTGGAGGTGAATCGGAGCAAATCAATGGGAGTTCACCGCTGAACTCTACTACCGAGATACAAGAAGAGGAAGTGAGCCGTTAA
- the LOC103455220 gene encoding peroxisomal membrane protein PEX14 isoform X5 encodes MADKEQNPAGIAQPTTEGQQNAGDEPPKQSSTPSVFVNSEPMREEQVQNAVKFLSHPKVRGSPVVYRRSFLEKKGLTKEEIDEAFRRVPDPPSGTQATIGNQADGQVKTSSNVQAQNTTQTLQPSAAAPTKAISPVGTLTGYRFRWSHAIVAVGVLTLSGCGAAVLIKKSFIPRLKAWIRKVVLEDENDVKNKVDAKPSLAEEAAAAAKTAAAAASDVAKVSQEMLNSKTEERKYFVELMSLLDVQVQEMKSMSNSIRKLEGETKASRTSLVDHEDNRIAITNSKQQYVNGKAEYDVRSAAASVEPAPHPKSYMDIMAMVQRGEKPPNVKDIDDFLPNPNQQLSNPRLAPRAKPWEVGQAQNNPSQALQSQVSGDSLNSSIQDNGLNYQSNGDSTVPWWQQQQQKNSRITEIENEVNGGSYGVRTSEQPVQRTWVPPQPPPVAMAAAAEAIRRPKPSVQKEQLGNDLPIAHPSEATNGPSDGADELQRVTKLAESGGESEQINGSSPLNSTTEIQEEEVSR; translated from the exons ATGGCGGACAAAGAGCAGAACCCAG CAGGGATTGCTCAACCCACAACTGAGGGTCAGCAAAATGCTGGGGATGAGCCCCCCAAGCAAAGCTCTACACCGTCGGTGTTTGTGAATTCCGAACCAATGAGGGAGGAACAAGTGCAAAATGCTGTTAAATTCCTTTCGCACCCGAAAGTTAGGGGCTCTCCTGTTGTTTACAGACGGTCTTTTCTCGAGAAGAAGGGGCTCACAAAAGAAGAGATTGACGAAGCATTTCGGCGTGTGCCT GACCCACCTTCAGGTACGCAGGCAACTATCGGAAATCAAG CAGATGGACAGGTGAAGACATCGTCAAATGTTCAGGCACAAAATACAACTCAAACTTTGCAGCCTTCCGCCGCTGCTCCCACTAAAGCAATTTCCCCTGTGGGTACGTTAACTGGGTATAGATTTCGCTGGTCTCATGCCATTGTTGCTGTAGGAGTACTGACACTTTCTGGTTGTGGAGCAGCTGTACTAATTAAG AAATCTTTTATTCCTAGATTGAAGGCTTGGATACGCAAGGTTGTATTGGAAGATGAGAATGATGTTAAGAATAAAGTTGACGCGAAACCAAGTTTGGCAGAAGAAGCTGCGGCAGCTGCTAAAACAGCCGCAGCCGCAGCATCAGATGTGGCAAAAGTAAGCCAGGAAATGCTGAATTCTAAGACTGAAG AGAGGAAATACTTCGTGGAACTCATGAGTTTGTTGGATGTGCAAGTGCAAGAAATGAAGTCAATGAGTAATTCCATACGGAAATTGGAAG GAGAAACAAAAGCCTCGAGAACCTCTCTTGTTGATCATGAAGACAATCGCATCGCTATCACAAATTCAAAG CAACAGTATGTGAATGGCAAGGCAGAGTATGACGTGCGCTCag CTGCTGCATCTGTGGAACCAGCACCTCATCCAAAGTCTTATATGGAT ATCATGGCCATGGTACAAAGAGGGGAGAAACCTCCTAATGTCAAA GACATTGATGATTTTCTCCCGAACCCTAATCAGCAACTATCAAATCCTCGCTTGGCACCTAGAGCTAAG CCTTGGGAAGTTGGTCAGGCCCAAAACAACCCGAGCCAAGCGCTTCAATCTCAAGTAAGCGGTGACAGTTTGAATTCCAGCATTCAGGACAATGGGCTCAATTATCAGTCAAACGGTGACAGTACAGTGCCGTGgtggcagcagcagcagcagaaaaATTCCAGAATCACTGAGATAGAAAATGAAGTCAATGGAGGGTCGTATGGTGTACGAACTAGTGAGCAACCGGTTCAGCGTACATGGGTTCCTCCCCAGCCACCCCCTGTTGCAATGGCAGCAGCAGCTGAAGCTATCCGACGGCCAAAACCATCAGTGCAGAAAGAACAGCTGGGTAACGATCTGCCCATTGCACACCCATCAGAAGCGACCAATGGCCCATCAGACGGGGCGGATGAGTTGCAGAGGGTAACAAAATTAGCTGAATCTGGAGGTGAATCGGAGCAAATCAATGGGAGTTCACCGCTGAACTCTACTACCGAGATACAAGAAGAGGAAGTGAGCCGTTAA